The sequence below is a genomic window from Cicer arietinum cultivar CDC Frontier isolate Library 1 chromosome 6, Cicar.CDCFrontier_v2.0, whole genome shotgun sequence.
TCGTGGTGGAAGGTTTGTTGATGCTGCCAATTATCTTTTTGAAATGACTGAGATTGGTTTTGTGCCTATATCCCGTTGTTTTGATATGGTTACTGATGGGTTGAAGAATTGTGGTAAACATGATTTGGCTAAGAGAGTGCAACAACTTGAAGTTTCTATTCGTGGAGTTTGaggtttaatatatatatacacaatcGCATTTTTGAACAGTGGAAGCCTACACTGTTGTTGAGCATAGCAGATTAACTTGATTGAATAGCTTTTgaaatatatacatacatacatgATACATCCATGAAAAGAGAAAGCCATTCTTTCTCTCGGATGCTGAATCATTTGTTTTCTGAATATGTTTTTCCTATGGCATCTGAAGTGAAGTTTGTGCGTTTCTTCATGTTAGTATTTAATCATTTGTGTAAGAGAAAAGTGACGAGGAGGATGAAAGCTGAAAGCTTTTCTCTTTGGCAGAAGTTCTTTGTTTTCCCATAGATTAAATCCACAGATATTTATAGAGGTTGCTTCTTTGTCCTTTGTTTCTAGTTTGTATACTCTGATGGAAAACCTTTATGTATGGCTTTGGAAATTCACAGCATTGGGAAGGTGCCCTTGGAAATTCTCAAGAGCAGGGGTCCTTTTAGGAGGTTATCTCAATTGTGAGAAGGATACATTCACCGCCGAAGCTTGGAGGTCTCATCTCTTGAAGGATATCAGACAATGCTTTCAGGTTGAAGGATATCAGATATCAGACAATGCTTTCAGGTTGAAGGATATGAGAGCCTTTCAACTCATTTTCAAATGATCACATCATTGATTGATCTATAACTAGTGGGGTACCTGACTCTCACACGGGCATTGTTGGTTTTCAATGCATATGTTATACCACCTAATCTGATTTATTTAAATCAGAAATTTTGTTGGCCACTATTACGCACTGGGCATGTTGATGTGCTGTGCAAGATGGCTAGGGTTTCGAATATCGCCGCAGAAAGGTTCCAACCTCCCGAACAAGACACTGATCTGTCCTTGTCGTCTGATTTGCCTTTGAGCTTGCCTGGTGTGATGCTGGCCCCGAGGTTGCTGAGCTGCAAATTAGCAGACTCTGCATGGAGGCTGAGGAATTCATTGTTATGGGAAAGTGGTTGGAGCTGGCATAATTGATGATTACTTCTGCCGAATCGATCTTCTTCAaggtttctgaaaaagaatccATCTTTACTATTATCTGCAATCTTGTTACAAAGACTGAGAATCCAAATGAAGTGATGGAGATTATAAAAGTTATAACTGAATGAAGGTGTGGCATTATGCATGAAGAATGCATTGTAAAAATGAGGCTGATGTCATTGGTTCGTCTTAGCTCTGATGGATCTGGCAAGATTCTGAATATGAACTTAAAAGGGACACACTTCAAAACAATGATGATGAAGCTGAACAATCGGTGGTTAAAGCAATAACTGTGAAGTTAGTTGAATTTAAGATGACTTTAAGAACAATATGTTGATTTCATGAAAAGAGGTTTCATTACATATTTAGTAAAATTACTACACTACAGTAATACACTATCACAGATAAATATTGTTTACAACAAGTGGTAGAATTAGTTCGTTGAAATTTGCTGAAGCCTTATATAGTTGTTGAACATGCTTTTCAAAAGAATCAACATCTAGCAGTTTAAAGTGAGGAGCTATATATTAggatttgaatcatttaaaccCATAATTTGTTGATGTAGTAGCAATATCTACTATTTTATAGTTTAGTTATATAGTTTGGTGATGAAGTAGATGAGAAAATGATAGTTTAGAGATGAAGTATTTGTTTTTACCCTTCGTTTTAACTCAATGATTCGCTGTGATATAATATGTATCTTTAGTCTTTACTCCATTCTCATGGTTTGGATTAAAATTCTTAGACTTTTTATTAAACTAGAAGAAACACtcgttattttattaaaatgctTTTTGGTTATTAATAATTGCTATTAATCTACATGCAAAGAaagcttcttcttcttttttttttacgatAAGAACACCTAAGATAGATGATGATTTTGATCCATGTAGTTATGGGAATGCAATTCCATAAATACCATGGTTTTCATCTATACAATTCAAGTATTTAAATCAAGTACTTTTTTTTCCTACTTTTTGAAGcattacttaaatttttttggtgCATTATTACTTATACTATTTTCTAATGGAGGgaatttaatatacttttttttgtggaaaaatttaatgaacaatttatttttagtgaattaattaaaatacttaGTAAATAAactctttgtaaaaaaaaacctaCATAAActcatttgtaaaaataaaaaaaaactagataaactcatttgtaaaaattaaaaaaaaaaactagataaaCTTATTTATTGTTGTTGGGCTAACTTTAATTGCTATTTTTCTTTCTGTTAAGAAACTGAATATTTTGTTCAacagtttttttgttttgttacaaAAGACAAATCAGCCAGAATGAAATCAGAGATCGAAGTTGTTGAAGAAGCAGAAAGATGGATGAGAAAGTAAAAGGAGAACGATGGAGCGGAGCGATGACGAATCTATCCGAGATGGGCGCAAATCTCGAATCTCTCCAGAAGATTCTCCTCACCAAAGCCGTCTTCGTCGACGACGATACTTTCGCTAAAGCCTCTCTCGCCGCCGATCAAGCCCGCACCATTAAACTCCTCGAACAACGAGTCCACACTTTAGAAAGAGAACTCGACGCCGCCATTTCGGCCGCCGCTCGTGCCCGTTCCGAAAAACGACAAGCCGAATCATCACAGAAATCCGCTGAGTTACGCGCTCAAGAAGTCACCAAAGAGCTCGAAAACACCACAAGTACTGATTATTCCACTCTCACTTTCATTTTCCCCTTATCATCACATGCAGTAATaatcttattaattaaatatatctatCTTAATTTTCGATGCCGTTGTTCCTAATTCCGAATCGTGATTTCGAATTTTATGATTATGAATTTCAATTGTTGTGatctatgattttttttttaccgcaGAGGTGTTTGAGCTGCATATGGAAGAATTGCGTTCAAAGCAAGAAGAAATCACAAAGCGTGATAACGATATCAAACTTTTGGAAGCTATTATTCAAACACTTGGAGGAAAAGAATCAATATCTACATCTTTGTAAAACACTAAAACCTAATATTGTTCTCAGTTTGATTTGTTTCTATGTAAATTGAGTTATTATAGTTCTAGTAAGTAAAGATAACAATTATCTTAAACACAGTAATAGATTTTACTTTTcctatatgaatatgaatttgAATATTCTTGGATTATTTATTTCTCTGGTGCAAGGATTGACTTCGTGTGTGTGAAATGAAGGTGATGAAAAAAATATGGAATTTGAGGGTGTTGAacttttttctttccttctttGGATGAATGCATTCATTGCCAATGTTTTAAATCGTGATTGATCTGCATTGTGATTCTTGATATTACAAATGATTACGTTAAATGCAATTGATGTGGCCTTAATCATGTTTATGTCATGGCGGAAATTGCGGTTGCAAACTTTCTTTTGAAACCCTGTTCAATACAAATAAAGGATACAGCAATTGTAAGTTAAGGATGATCGTATTACTTCTGGGCTGACAGTATTACTTCTGGGCTGATAGTATTACTTCTGGGCTGATCTTATTGCTTTGGGGCATTAGGGTATGTAAGTACCTTACGAAGAAAGATATGcttgtttttcttgatgaaAGACAACATTTACATGAACCCTGTCCACCAGAATTAACTGGGATTTGAGAGATCTATTACCCAGAGAGAAATGGTTAGTGCCCAAATTCCCTGCCATATATGTTCATATCTTTTTTCATGTCTCCTTTCTTTTATTCCATTGTCCCAATGTGAAAATTTTATCTGCAACATTATGTGTTTAGGGTTAATTTTCTTTGCTATTGACAGTTCACTCAAAACAACATGAATATAAGCATGCAGATAAGATGAACGAACACTTATTGAAATTTCCAAGATGAAAACATTCTCAATGTTGCTACTTACAATTATGCCCTGCTGTGACTCTGGCCTATAGCAATTAAGAAATCAGTGATCTTGCTAACACTTCTCTGTTTAATATGTATCTAActgaatgtttttttttgtatttaaacaACGGTTTGGTTTAAACTCACATGGTCACACTACCTGCAGTATACCCTCAGATCTCAGCTTCTTCCATCTCTCACTCTACATTTGTCTCCCTTCTTCCTCCTTTTATAACCGCCATAAGCATTGTGATCTATAGTCCCTTCAAGAAGCCAATGGATTCATTATAGGGACCAACAAAAAAATCACTTGTACTAAAATTTTGACATGTTGGAGTCTGTTTTTTTTCTATGAATACTGATAAATCTCAATTGAGTTCACCTATTTAACAGGATAGGATTCATTCTCTTAGACAAACTATGTGTAAgtctaaaaattctaaatttaatatattcatcATTGGTTATTTAtgacatccaatgacacaacattattagttaaaattaattactactctttaatttttttaactacatTGAATTCCTCTTTACGAAAATaatgttaatgattttattttgttttattttattttgtaactaGAAGTAAATACTATGATGGGTAGATAAATTAATTCTCTCTTAAATGATAagcttaaataatattaattattaataaatttaatattattattcattttcttagtttttgttattcagtaaacataattttatattcaagGATAGAGTTAGTATAATCTGATGTATATGCATGACTGTTGCAACTAAGGATATTTAACTAGGACCAGCAACAGTGTTAAACTAGAAAAATCCAAAAATAGACATCTAAGCAAAAGTACAACATCCACCTAATTATGCCAAACTTGCTGCTTGGTCTGCTTCCTGTTGTCATTCTCATTGTTTACATACATAGTACACGTTTCTAATCACTTTTTCTTttctgataattttttttttccttttccttgcTAAATGTGCTTCACAACGGTGCCAATAGAATACCATATCTTGGACAAGTAAAGAATTAAATCCACtttatccaaataccatgccAGCACATGTTGCAGAGTAAGCATTTTACTCTCGACTTTTATTCCTTCTTAATGATAAGTTATCTTTGGTTACAAATGACACATTTTCAGTCATGTAGAATGTCAGAAAGATACAAACAATTGAACCGTTATAAATGCCACAGCAAAGTTCGTAAACATTCAATGTTGCAGATGGGTAACAACAAAGCACGTAAATTTGAagatcaaataataaatgatccaagaataaaaaatcatcataaGCTATTGCTTGGGTTGCATGCATGAGTAACgattccataaaaaaaaaaagagtagcATATTAAGGAAACAGGGTTATCTATAAGACAGATTCGAAACAGAAGGTAAATGCCAAATGTTCAGCGTGCTGCATGCACATGTCATTAAAGCCAAGATCTCTTGTTTTTTGTATTGTTCCATTCTCTATGTATGTACAAGTTCGgtcaaaaggaaaaaaagacAAGTTAGATCTGTCAAAGCCAATCATTTCAAATTCTGATATACTCATTGCTTTGCGTAGATGGAAAGCATTGGGACTTGGGTCGCATATTCTAAAGCTGAATTTGCTTCTGTCCCAGAAAAAGCATTTATAGTTAGTTTTGCCTTGTAGTACTACTAGTTCAAACATCAAGCAGACTCAAAACCCAAGACAGTGACACTTCCTACTTTAGTGTTTCTTCCAACTTTAATTGAGCTTCTCTTTTGATCTtcgtataaatataaataacccTCCATCTCTCTGTCTCATTAGACATATCAATAGTTTTTGAATCATTCTGTCTCCCTTTGTCCCAAGCTTCTCCAAACCATAACTCTGTACCATCATTTCATCTAAGCAGTATTAATGGAGGTATTATTCCTTGAAATTGTCTCCCATTCCTGATTCTTTGATCATTACCATTAGGTGTTTTGAGTTTTGATAAAATAGATGTATTATAGAGAATGATGTTCTATTAAAAACCATATATTCTCAATCAATAGATTGTGTTCTTGGCCAGAATAATTGAAGAATGATATCAGTTCATGTACAATTGATTATCAGCATATTGGGGTCTAGCACGCGCATTGTGTGTGATTGTTGTATATCCTGGAGTACTGAGTTCGATTCCTACTCataaaatattgattatgaGAATGgcaatttgaaaagaaaaaaaaagttgatcaGTAGCATGGCGTAAATCCTTCTTAAAATGTGGGGACAATTATGTTGAATGACACTAAATATTTGGTTACTGTTTTTGCTTTGCAGATTGTTGAGTTAAAAGTGGAGATGGTTTGTATACATGAGAAGAGACTAAGGAAATGCCTGTCAAAATTAAAAGGTTTGATTCATACAGATATTGTTGATCACTGCCACAATAAATCTGAGTTAGCTATTATTGATTTAATGTGTTATTGTTTATGAATGCAGGGATAGAGAAGGTGGAAGTGGATACTAACTGTCAGAAAGTAGTAATAACTGGatacacacacaaaaacaaGATCCTAAAAGCTGTTAGGAGAGGTGGTCTCAGGGCTGATTTTTGGTCTCCTCAGAATGAGTTGCTTAACGCTTATGTCAGTGCCAATTATGCTAGATTTAGATTCAACCCCTTTAGCTTCTTCTAGTTTTTTCTCATCCCCAACCCCACCAAGCCTTTTTGTGTTTGGCTTTCTCTGTTGAGATTTTATATACACTATCATTATATTCATTAGCTTTCTTATTTCCATAGAAATCATGACCactcaaaaaaaattcaatgagGATATTTCAGATAAATATAATAGAATAGAGATATATTCAacttaatattattgaaatgcaaaacttattacaaaatatgacacaaatacaatacCATGTAAAATACACTGGAGATcatgttttgtttttcataaaatgttatatttgtcttaaattttgtgtttcaataacattttaatataaaaaatatccaATTAATGTTTTCTTCTTAGAGCAGAAAATGTAGAAGTGAAACTGTCTTCTTAAATTGCATCCTTCTCATAACTTGCATATGAACTCGTTCGAATATGGTAACCacaagattaatatttttaatattacatGATAAAAGCAGCAAAATATATGCTCCCCGTCCTCACCAACAACTATGCtgattctatttattttaatatgtatattttactGCATAAGAAACGTATCAGGTTGACAAGCTGCACGATCACTAAAAAATGTCCAACAAGTCAATAATACCAGGTGATGCTGAGATGAATTTCTTGACATTACAATCGTCCATGATCAAAGAGATGAATTTCACAGAAACATATTTAAGCATATCAACGCAATGAATACTGTTAATGATTTATAATTGCCACTGGTGGTTATCGCTTATAAAGAATAAAGATTAGTTTATATGGTTTACCCAGAAGATAATGGACTGAATCTGCACCAAACTATATTACATAGATACAGAACCGGAACAAATATCACACAGTTTTATTAGTGTCGTACTTACAAATTAAACTCAATCGTGATCCATATTTTAACTACTTATAATGATCATACTTCCACATATACTGTCAACAATTGGTATATTCATCAAGAATTGATATTTCTcactttatttgttaaaatatattattcacTTTAAATGAATCTAACCCCAAACTTACAGGTATTGTTCTTTGATAATATTACTCATCAACGTACCAAATGTGGAAATTAACATATGAACTCACCAAGAGTAAAAACTATTAACATCTACACTTGCGAAGGATCGATGGCTACCACTGTCGTTACAACATGACCTAACAACTCAACTCATCTAGTCCAAGAGATTAACCAATTTCCTTTGGTATATCAAAGGCAACCCTATATGAACACTTTGTACTCTGGTAAAATTTGCATGTGGTTATTCgttcaaaaaaattatgacaGAGCTGATTCATAATCCTAAGGAAACCATGAAGGGAATCTTGAAACAATGGTTGTTATTTTAGATGCAGAACAATAACCACACCGTAATACGGTAATAGTGATCACAATTGTTCAAGTAACAAATGGcaaggaataaaaaaaaattatgccatacaaatgaattaattaactatttaagaTGGAACCACAACAACAAACCAAGTGCTTAATGTAGAAAAGAATTATGTCAGGCGGCTTTGGAATCAACAGAAACCAGCAGCACAGCTAGACAGCCATCATCAGCACCAACTACCAACAGCTAATACCATTGCAAACCCGACCCCAGCAAAAAGGGCAGCAACAATCTGCTACAGTAATTTGTTAATTCTTCAAATTACTCACGAACTCATATTCAAATAAAAGAGTCAGCAACCACCTCACAGCTACAGTCATGGAGCAGTGTGCTacaacaaacatatctaactaCATTAAGTAGCAGATATTATAAACTAAGGtcaatgttaaataattatcCAGTAATATACCCTAAATAAAGTAACTTTGAATGTGTTACCATTGACCCCTTCACTGTGATTGGAAGTGACACACCAGCAAATTTTGGTTCATATTTAGTAACCACAGTTTATGTTTAATATCTGCGTCTGAATCAACAAATGACAGGTCCAACTCCTATGAGGCATCAGCCACAGGTCAAAATACGTTCAACTAGTATCCATCACAGCATCAAGAATTCCTCGGATTTTTTATTTCGTTGAAGACCAATCACAATTACCAGATCAAAAATCAGAATTCTCATAGGATGTGTGGGccttcataaataaaaatgtgaacAAAAAAGCTTACCAAAAAATCAGATCATTCAAAAATCAAGTCAACTAAGTGTCTTTCTAACCAGCATATTGGTAAAACAATCAGTCCTAAAACCAGCATAGTCTTGCAACCAGCATCAAACTCACGAACAATCATCAATGACAAAGAAACAGCATCAACAGCAACAATGTCAACAAGCGTCTATCAGGCCCTCATCACTTTTCCCGATCATAACTATAAAACCCAATAAgttgttaattattaattaactgCGCTTTTAACTAGATCACAACCATCCAGACTATAACAACGGAAATGAAAATGCAGAAACAGAGAGAGATAAAGGCAAACACAATAGAATAGAGCTAAAATGGAAAAATCTCTCATACTGAAATATTAACCTAGCAACTACGAGATCCAAAAGTTACCCAATTCTGAAGTAGACGACATAATCAAAATATAGAAACATTCAAACACCAAGGAAGTCTGACCCTACCAACTGCACTTAGATAATAAAATCCTTCAATGACTTTGACAAGACCATTCATTCACATTGACCAAATCACGGAATATTATCAAGACAGCAGCAACAGGTGCACTAGTCAAGGTGTCTCTGGAATACTTCTGAAAAATCACTTATTCCTGCAAGATATAAATAGAATTGAACGGTCACAAAAAGGTTAAAAATACCTTTCTGAAAACTAAGTTGACTTTTTGTTTCGTTTTACTTACATCGCCATTTGAATTTCGGGGAGATGGGCTTCGGGAAGCTTTAGGGCGACCTTGCGGTGAGACACTGCGAGGGGTAAGAGACCTTCCATCCTGGCTACGATTATCAGGACTTCCAGCAAGTGGACTTTTCCTGGGGGAAGTACTCCTTTGAGGGGAAATACTCCTCTTAGGAGAAGGGCTCTTTCTAGGACTTGGACTGCGTCGTGCAGGGGAGCGGCTGtggaaaataacaaaaaaaaggcTTAAAACACTAAGTATGATGCTGAAACATCACACCTGCATAGGCTAAGTATCATGAATGAAGACCTGTCCACTGATCTGCTTCGGCTTCTACTGCGACGCTCATCATCATAACGCCCTCTTCCACGACCCTTGTAATCAGGACTGGCACTACGGCTTCTGCTTCTGCTTCTGCGACGATAATCCCTGTCTCTCCCACGGTACCTGTCACGTTCATGCCTGTCATAACTCCTGCTGCGGCTTCTTCTCCTGTAATCCTTGTCTTTGTAATCATCATGATGCCTACAAACAATTAGACATTAGCCAATAAAAAATTCCATCAAAGTCGATAGTGAATGCCTCAACACTGGTTATGATACATTTTAATAAccatacaaaaattaaaaatgaacacATAAGATCCTCCTAGCACATCAACCAGAAGATAGTTTTATGCTAACTACAGCACATTACAGTGGcatttagtatttaataaaatgttcaCAGAGCCTGTTCATAGTCAACGgctttttaaattaaaagtacTTATAGGATCTCTACTATAAGCATGGAGACAGCCTCTTTAATTACGCTGCACAGTATTTTATTGATTAAGAAATGAGACATGTATATATTGAAGAGGTGACATCATCTCCTCCTCAAGGAGCAAGATCTAATTGTGCATGATATAGCTTGATTGAGCATCAAATAAATTCATCAATTGTGTCATCGAAAATTAATAAATCGTTTCAGCTATAAAAATCAATTCCTATGTCAAGATGATCCTGCTTgtagcataaaaaaaaaaaacaatcctAATATGGCAGTTTCAAAACTCTCAGGGCAAAATAGCAGCAGCTAAAATGCCTACGTCAACAATATACTAGAATCAACAAGGACATTAAGAAGTGGTACACACCTTCTCCTGCTGGGACTGCGGCTCCTTGAGCTCTTTGATCTTGGGGATGTTTCAATAATCCTTCCTTTGTGACTGTAAATTAAAGAAACTAAACTTAGCTACATACAAATCCACGAGAATGAAAAGATCAATctataataaaactaataaccAGCATATATTATCTGTACAACAATGTTACTCAGTTTTACCACATTATATAAACAACTAAATAGagaaaaacaaagtttttaaatttgacaaGACAAACACCATTATGAGAAACGAATGAAAAAACAATAGAACTTACATCCTCTCAGCATTAGGGCCATATTTTGCAAACTGAACAGTTATTTCACGACCATCAACCATCCTTcctgaaaagaaaagaaaaaaattcatatacaaaaattaatttaaaaaaaatgaaattaacagAAAACATTATGAAATAAAGATGCAAACCGTCAAGTCTATCAACAGCCTTCGAAGCCTCATCAGCATATTTGTAACGCACAAAAGCAAAACCCCTCGACTCGCCggtccttttaaaaaaaacagaaaatttcaacacaagaaaatgaaaatatatatatcagtGAATAAAAGGGGGAAATTGAGAATAGGGGTACCTTCGATCTTTGGGGATGAAGATGTCGACAACCTTGCCATACTTATCAAACAAAGGAAATAGGTCGTCGGCAGTTGTACCTGAAGGAGACAACACTCGGCATTAGGTTAAAAATTAGAGGAAGAATTGAATTGGAAacagagaaagagagagagagagagagagagagagagcttACGGAATGTGATGTTGAGAACGAGGAGAGAGTAGGTGTCGGAGATGTCTGGAGGACCTGACCTTCCGAAGTGAGACATGTTTGATGAGAATTGGATTGGAtgcagagagagagagagagagagagtgagagTGAAGGTGATATGAATCGATAAAGAGGAAGTTTTTAGGAATTAGGGTTTGGCTGTGTGGCCGCGGAACCTTCTTGAATTATCTATTTTCttccttctttatttatatttatttttgacaaattcATCGTTTATTTATAGCCACGACACCCGAACGGTGTTCGAGTCGACTCAATACATAACAAAACTAAATGCGAATTTAAATATGGAATTTTCTAGAGCTTATAATATTTTACTCCaataactaataatttttatgaaaaatatatttctagaatataaattatttttcaaattaatatatttatttatataatatttatttttcaatttataattaaattaattaatttaacatttgttaaaatattattaattttatatttgaaaaaaaattaacatataagatctttttcttttagtttataaaatttctcaaatattttagagataaaatatgatatttttttattaattacaaaaaaaaaaattaatacatttttattaaacaattttttttatttttgtagatttaaaatatttatttatataatatttatttttcaatttataattaaattaattaatttaacatttgttaaaatattattaattttatatttgaaaaaaaattaacatataagatctttttcttttagtttataaaatttctcaaatattttagagataaaatatgatatttttttattaattacaaaaaaaaaaattaatacatttttattaaacaattttttttatttttgtagatttaaaataattattttagtagTCTTACTTTAAATCGATTTTTACTATTTAATCTATTGTGTgtattaaatagtttttaaatcaaaattaaatatttaatatttcattgaTGTGATGTGACAAACTATTATTAATCATTTGATTTTACACTCATATTATATctactttaaattaatttttatattctcTATtctgtttataatttttttttttaaatgtgaatataataaatat
It includes:
- the LOC101494197 gene encoding uncharacterized protein; amino-acid sequence: MDEKVKGERWSGAMTNLSEMGANLESLQKILLTKAVFVDDDTFAKASLAADQARTIKLLEQRVHTLERELDAAISAAARARSEKRQAESSQKSAELRAQEVTKELENTTKVFELHMEELRSKQEEITKRDNDIKLLEAIIQTLGGKESISTSL
- the LOC101495028 gene encoding heavy metal-associated isoprenylated plant protein 45-like, with the translated sequence MEIVELKVEMVCIHEKRLRKCLSKLKGIEKVEVDTNCQKVVITGYTHKNKILKAVRRGGLRADFWSPQNELLNAYVSANYARFRFNPFSFF
- the LOC101495570 gene encoding uncharacterized protein yields the protein MSHFGRSGPPDISDTYSLLVLNITFRTTADDLFPLFDKYGKVVDIFIPKDRRTGESRGFAFVRYKYADEASKAVDRLDGRMVDGREITVQFAKYGPNAERIHKGRIIETSPRSKSSRSRSPSRRRHHDDYKDKDYRRRSRSRSYDRHERDRYRGRDRDYRRRSRSRSRSASPDYKGRGRGRYDDERRSRSRSRSVDSRSPARRSPSPRKSPSPKRSISPQRSTSPRKSPLAGSPDNRSQDGRSLTPRSVSPQGRPKASRSPSPRNSNGDE